The following are encoded together in the Alteromonas gilva genome:
- a CDS encoding DUF4113 domain-containing protein, which yields MYGCINQRYGSQTIGAAAKGINPQWSMKREYLAPQYTTNWRHIPKVGC from the coding sequence GTGTATGGATGCATTAACCAACGTTACGGCAGCCAAACCATTGGTGCTGCTGCTAAAGGCATTAACCCGCAGTGGAGCATGAAACGCGAATACCTGGCACCGCAGTACACCACTAACTGGCGGCATATACCAAAGGTGGGGTGTTAG
- a CDS encoding LexA family protein — translation MLQIIPVAAQAGITGFESPAAEYKQLELDLDELLIEHPTATFIGQAQGDSMTGVGIFDGDLLIVDRAAHPTSLDVIVANLNGAFVCKLYDRKAQVLLSPGLDHQPYVLGEGDTFEVEGIVVRSVRMHRYVRWLSQCMR, via the coding sequence ATGCTTCAAATTATTCCCGTAGCCGCACAGGCTGGTATTACCGGGTTTGAATCGCCAGCCGCCGAATATAAACAACTCGAACTGGATCTCGATGAACTGCTTATTGAACACCCCACTGCCACCTTTATTGGTCAGGCGCAGGGCGATTCTATGACCGGTGTGGGAATTTTTGATGGCGATCTGCTTATTGTGGACCGCGCCGCACATCCCACCTCTCTCGACGTAATAGTGGCAAACTTAAATGGCGCATTTGTGTGCAAGCTCTACGATCGCAAGGCGCAGGTATTGTTGTCGCCGGGCCTTGATCATCAGCCCTATGTGTTGGGCGAAGGCGATACATTCGAAGTAGAAGGCATCGTTGTGCGCTCAGTGCGTATGCACCGCTATGTTCGGTGGTTAAGCCAATGTATGCGCTAA
- a CDS encoding PAS domain-containing methyl-accepting chemotaxis protein: MRNNQPVTQREYKFSDKYRLISATDQRGIITHCNDAFIEVSGYSKEELIGKNHNLVRHPDMPPSVFKEMWQTLQAGRIWMGLVKNRRKNGDHYWVSAFVTPVYENNSVVGYESVRVPALDHEVARAEFRYSRIREGKSAASSGERYAYFLKKFAPFWLPAIPMLAFLAFNGGLLPVAVSAVLLIIMAIWQWQQTQSDWESLIALSPDSYDNAVVAQTYFSDLGAVARAKLVLGCELARSRTALTRIKDAAGGLEEIANTTHTQAEMTSSAVVQQNQATQQIASAVTQMSQSIQEVAERVEQNAETARSAASNVETGNQKAESAAVAINELESVVQSISSTVTELAQSTSDIGEAASIISSIAEQTNLLALNAAIEAARAGEQGRGFAVVADEVRALASKTRESTDRIHNIIKELASRSERAVKVSANGLESAKLGASIVQETKQALSEINTAVHGITQMTIEMSAAVEQQSSVAEHINQQVVEIADGAADTQKSSEESLEASKRLHGTIAEVNGVIKRFNTDTQVGAKR, from the coding sequence ATGCGCAACAACCAGCCCGTAACCCAACGAGAGTATAAATTTTCAGATAAATACCGGCTTATTTCTGCTACCGACCAGCGCGGTATCATTACGCATTGTAACGATGCGTTCATTGAAGTAAGTGGCTATTCTAAAGAAGAGCTCATTGGTAAGAATCACAATTTAGTTCGTCATCCTGATATGCCGCCCAGCGTGTTTAAAGAGATGTGGCAAACGCTGCAAGCGGGCCGAATTTGGATGGGCCTGGTAAAAAACCGGCGTAAAAATGGCGATCATTATTGGGTGTCTGCGTTTGTAACGCCAGTGTACGAAAATAACAGTGTGGTGGGTTACGAGTCAGTGCGGGTACCGGCGTTGGATCACGAAGTGGCCCGTGCTGAATTCCGCTACAGTCGCATCCGGGAGGGCAAATCGGCGGCGTCGTCAGGTGAACGTTACGCCTATTTCCTGAAAAAGTTCGCGCCTTTTTGGTTGCCGGCCATTCCAATGCTGGCATTTTTAGCCTTTAATGGTGGCTTGCTGCCAGTGGCTGTTTCAGCCGTACTGCTGATTATTATGGCAATCTGGCAGTGGCAGCAAACGCAAAGCGACTGGGAATCATTGATTGCATTAAGCCCTGACTCTTATGATAACGCCGTGGTCGCACAAACCTATTTTAGTGATTTAGGTGCGGTGGCCCGGGCGAAGCTGGTACTGGGCTGCGAGTTGGCTCGCAGCCGCACCGCGTTAACCCGCATTAAGGATGCTGCAGGCGGTCTTGAAGAGATAGCCAATACAACACACACCCAGGCTGAGATGACCTCCTCTGCGGTAGTGCAGCAAAATCAGGCTACTCAGCAAATTGCGTCGGCGGTTACGCAAATGTCACAATCGATTCAGGAAGTGGCCGAGCGCGTAGAGCAAAACGCCGAAACCGCGCGTTCTGCTGCGAGCAATGTAGAAACGGGCAACCAAAAAGCAGAGTCTGCGGCAGTGGCCATTAATGAGCTGGAAAGTGTTGTTCAGTCTATTTCATCGACAGTAACCGAACTGGCACAAAGCACCAGCGATATTGGTGAGGCGGCGAGTATTATTTCGTCTATCGCTGAGCAAACCAACCTGTTGGCACTTAACGCCGCTATTGAAGCCGCGCGTGCCGGTGAGCAAGGGCGTGGATTTGCCGTGGTGGCCGACGAGGTCAGAGCGCTGGCATCGAAAACCCGCGAATCAACCGATCGTATTCATAACATCATCAAAGAGCTTGCCAGCCGCAGTGAACGTGCCGTTAAAGTCTCAGCAAACGGGCTGGAATCGGCTAAGTTGGGCGCTTCTATAGTACAGGAAACCAAGCAGGCCTTGTCTGAAATCAACACCGCCGTGCATGGCATTACGCAGATGACCATCGAAATGTCGGCAGCCGTTGAACAGCAAAGCTCAGTAGCGGAACATATCAACCAACAAGTGGTTGAAATTGCCGATGGCGCCGCTGATACCCAGAAAAGCTCAGAAGAATCACTGGAGGCCAGCAAACGTTTACATGGCACCATTGCAGAGGTTAACGGTGTGATTAAACGCTTTAATACCGACACCCAGGTGGGTGCAAAGCGTTAG
- a CDS encoding Y-family DNA polymerase has translation MYALIDANSFYASAEKVFDPAIRQRPVVVLTNNDGCICALCEYAKQLGVKKFGPYYKVKKLLARHNAVIRSSNYELYDYLSNKMMQVVASYAPEQHIYSIDECFLHFDNWRPALPWHDYARQIQQDVWQQVRLPVGVGIGTTPTLAKVASFAGKKLGNKTGIAVLDTPQERQAVLSQMDVQDVWGIGKRIALKLRSLGIATAWQLATFDAKTLRKQFSVEIERTVRELNGITCIKWEQERAKKQQIYSTRAFGQPVTSHQALRESLCWHAEKVADKLRRQHSKALLLTLFTHANPFADTEQYHKAVQHRFAQPTNDTRALVQAASNASNALYKANIKLHKCGVGAIEIIDTDHEQGDMFAELQHNPKLMQCMDAINHRYGSQTIGAAAKGINPQWKMKREYLSPQYTTNWRHIPKVGC, from the coding sequence ATGTATGCGCTAATTGATGCCAACAGCTTTTACGCATCGGCTGAAAAGGTGTTCGACCCTGCCATACGCCAGCGCCCGGTTGTTGTACTAACCAATAACGATGGCTGCATTTGTGCGCTGTGCGAGTATGCAAAGCAGCTTGGGGTAAAAAAATTTGGCCCCTATTACAAAGTAAAAAAACTGCTGGCGCGGCATAATGCTGTAATTCGTTCCTCCAATTATGAACTCTATGACTACCTGTCGAATAAAATGATGCAGGTGGTGGCAAGCTACGCGCCCGAGCAACACATTTATTCTATCGACGAGTGCTTTTTACACTTTGACAACTGGCGACCGGCGTTGCCATGGCATGATTACGCCAGGCAAATCCAGCAGGATGTATGGCAACAGGTTCGTTTACCGGTAGGCGTGGGGATTGGCACTACCCCCACATTGGCAAAAGTAGCCAGTTTTGCGGGCAAAAAGCTGGGCAATAAAACAGGTATCGCAGTGCTCGACACGCCGCAGGAAAGGCAGGCCGTGCTAAGCCAAATGGATGTTCAGGATGTGTGGGGCATTGGCAAACGTATAGCCTTAAAATTGCGCAGCCTGGGCATTGCAACGGCCTGGCAACTTGCCACCTTCGACGCTAAAACATTACGCAAACAATTCTCCGTAGAGATTGAACGCACAGTGCGCGAACTTAACGGCATTACGTGTATTAAGTGGGAGCAGGAGCGCGCCAAAAAGCAGCAAATTTACTCGACCCGCGCCTTTGGGCAACCGGTAACGAGTCATCAGGCGCTGCGTGAAAGCCTGTGCTGGCATGCCGAGAAAGTGGCCGATAAACTGCGCAGGCAACACAGTAAAGCCCTGTTACTCACGCTGTTTACGCACGCGAACCCATTTGCCGATACTGAGCAGTACCACAAAGCGGTGCAACACCGTTTTGCCCAACCCACTAACGACACACGGGCGCTGGTGCAGGCCGCGAGTAACGCCAGTAACGCGCTTTATAAAGCCAATATAAAGCTCCACAAGTGCGGCGTGGGCGCCATCGAAATTATCGACACTGATCATGAACAAGGCGATATGTTTGCCGAGCTGCAACACAACCCCAAACTCATGCAATGCATGGACGCCATTAACCACCGCTATGGCAGTCAGACCATCGGCGCCGCCGCCAAAGGCATTAATCCGCAATGGAAGATGAAGCGGGAATACCTGTCGCCTCAATACACCACCAACTGGCGGCATATACCCAAGGTGGGGTGTTGA
- a CDS encoding YebG family protein, with the protein MAITTQYVVSHKGVEKLVTTDKKAADQYDKMLDVADNLAIYLEAKGIKLEESLAEELSVMLAKNKDNVAKLLKGTAADTILSSEGADVVKLKANG; encoded by the coding sequence ATGGCAATCACAACACAGTACGTGGTTTCACACAAAGGGGTAGAGAAGTTGGTTACTACCGATAAAAAAGCTGCCGATCAGTACGATAAAATGCTCGATGTGGCCGACAATCTGGCGATATATCTGGAAGCAAAAGGCATTAAGCTGGAAGAGTCCTTGGCAGAAGAGCTATCAGTGATGCTGGCCAAAAATAAAGACAACGTGGCCAAGTTACTCAAAGGCACGGCGGCCGACACCATTTTGTCGAGCGAAGGCGCTGATGTGGTAAAGCTTAAAGCCAACGGCTAA